A region of Paenibacillus sp. JNUCC-31 DNA encodes the following proteins:
- the rsmG gene encoding 16S rRNA (guanine(527)-N(7))-methyltransferase RsmG — protein sequence MDDIQQQLQRRLKKHGLELDERQLEQFELYFQELVTWNEKMNLTGITEREQVYTKHFYDSVSLAFYTDMSKVNKLADIGSGAGFPGLPLKICFPHIKLTIVDSLNKRIGFLQHVVNTLGLTDVELIHGRAEELGRKEGYRDSYDLVTARAVAKLAVLNEFCLPFVRKGGLFAAMKGGDPREEMKEAEFSFNQLKGRVKAVHPFQLPVEESERHIILIQKFDRTPYKYPRKPGTPLKTPLI from the coding sequence ATGGACGATATTCAACAGCAGTTACAACGGCGTCTGAAGAAACATGGATTGGAGCTGGATGAACGCCAGCTGGAACAATTCGAATTGTATTTTCAGGAGCTGGTGACCTGGAATGAAAAGATGAATCTAACCGGGATTACCGAACGTGAACAAGTATATACAAAGCATTTCTATGATTCGGTATCACTGGCGTTTTATACAGATATGTCGAAGGTAAACAAACTTGCAGACATTGGTTCAGGGGCAGGGTTCCCTGGACTGCCACTTAAAATTTGTTTCCCGCATATCAAGCTGACCATCGTTGATTCACTGAATAAACGTATTGGCTTTCTACAGCATGTCGTGAACACACTCGGCTTAACGGATGTAGAACTGATTCACGGGCGTGCTGAGGAACTGGGGCGCAAGGAAGGATACCGTGACAGCTACGATCTGGTTACAGCGCGTGCAGTAGCCAAGCTGGCGGTGCTTAACGAATTCTGTCTGCCATTTGTTCGTAAAGGTGGATTATTCGCTGCAATGAAGGGCGGAGACCCTCGCGAAGAAATGAAGGAAGCTGAATTCAGCTTTAATCAGCTGAAAGGACGGGTAAAAGCAGTACATCCGTTCCAGCTGCCGGTTGAAGAATCGGAACGCCATATCATTCTGATTCAGAAGTTTGACAGAACTCCATATAAATATCCACGTAAACCGGGAACACCACTAAAAACACCTTTGATATAG